One genomic region from Haladaptatus caseinilyticus encodes:
- a CDS encoding glycosyltransferase family 4 protein, which yields MNVLQVGPVPKRVGGKNTGGVANHLWDLSTNLVANGYEVNVLAHNLYDSTCNPTTKDGVRIYGVDWKRTVTNTDTYRSAGDLLSVNREYFGQFPPVDRIKYLVYHLHCRSVFERIDPDLIHNHHLGFKCPIVHHERNVTLDGEVPILTSVHGFHGMMFGDEKSKADHETLIRDSYALSDNLLLNSSQVLDEANHLFSDLDKKEYYVGINGVDGEKYHPTGKPLDTTDQTTLLYVSRLEERKGIFTLLDALSDGFSPENVRCIVVGDGEEKPEVERRIETNRIEDVVELKGFVPKLVDYYNEADVLVVPSYHEDFGLIYAEALSCGTPVIATTNVPESLIPNEEIGLRIPPNDSDRLVDAIETASHKEWNTAKILDHARTYHWRNKIADYNEIYTDLVAVDG from the coding sequence ATGAACGTCCTCCAGGTAGGACCGGTGCCGAAACGCGTCGGGGGGAAAAACACGGGCGGGGTGGCAAACCATCTCTGGGATCTTTCGACGAACCTCGTCGCCAACGGGTACGAAGTGAACGTATTAGCACACAACTTGTACGATTCGACTTGTAACCCGACGACGAAGGACGGTGTACGGATCTACGGCGTGGATTGGAAGCGAACCGTTACGAACACCGACACGTATCGTTCCGCCGGAGATCTGCTTTCGGTTAATCGCGAATACTTCGGACAGTTTCCGCCCGTCGACCGGATTAAATATCTCGTCTATCACCTCCATTGCCGAAGCGTCTTCGAACGTATCGATCCCGACCTGATACACAACCACCATCTCGGATTCAAGTGCCCTATCGTTCATCACGAGCGGAACGTAACGCTCGACGGGGAAGTACCGATACTCACCTCCGTCCACGGGTTCCACGGAATGATGTTCGGCGACGAAAAGTCGAAAGCCGATCACGAAACGTTGATACGGGACAGCTATGCGCTGTCGGACAATCTGCTTCTCAACAGCAGCCAAGTACTAGACGAAGCGAACCATCTCTTCTCCGATCTGGATAAGAAGGAGTACTACGTGGGAATCAATGGGGTCGACGGGGAAAAGTATCATCCGACCGGCAAACCCTTGGACACGACCGACCAAACGACGCTTCTCTATGTCAGCCGATTGGAGGAGCGAAAAGGGATATTCACCCTGTTGGATGCACTTTCGGACGGGTTTTCGCCGGAAAACGTTCGGTGCATCGTGGTCGGTGACGGTGAGGAGAAGCCCGAAGTGGAGCGGCGGATCGAGACGAACAGAATCGAGGACGTGGTGGAACTGAAGGGCTTCGTGCCGAAACTGGTCGATTACTACAACGAGGCTGACGTACTCGTCGTCCCCAGCTATCACGAGGATTTCGGACTGATATACGCCGAAGCACTTTCCTGTGGTACCCCGGTGATCGCGACGACGAACGTCCCCGAAAGCCTGATCCCGAACGAGGAGATCGGACTGCGTATTCCACCAAACGATTCGGACCGGCTGGTTGACGCTATCGAAACGGCATCGCACAAGGAGTGGAATACCGCGAAGATACTCGACCACGCACGAACTTATCACTGGAGGAATAAGATCGCTGATTACAACGAAATCTACACCGATCTCGTCGCCGTCGATGGATGA